One genomic region from Bacillus rossius redtenbacheri isolate Brsri chromosome 6, Brsri_v3, whole genome shotgun sequence encodes:
- the LOC134532947 gene encoding neuferricin isoform X2, whose amino-acid sequence MAGVNQWLSFYENEYTYKGKLIGRYYNSYGNPTEYQKQVIKTLQDIDGEKRRNEDLELKYPPCNSEWNRESGTRVWCSKMSGGIRRDWTGVPRMLYLPGSDSYRCACVKDPEDPSTRRSSREYPGCEPRSTSCRVFT is encoded by the exons ATGGCTGGCGTAAACCAGTGGCTCAGCTTTTATGAGAATGAGTACACGTACAAAG GGAAACTAATAGGTCGGTATTACAACAGTTACGGCAACCCCACGGAATACCAGAAGCAAGTTATCAAGACTCTACAGGACATTGATGGAGAAAAGAGGAGGAATGAAGACTTGGAGCTGAAATACCCTCCGTGCAATTCTGAATGGAACCGTGAATCTGGAACTAGAGTGTGGTGCTCCAAGATGAG CGGTGGCATCAGGCGCGACTGGACTGGTGTGCCGCGGATGCTGTATTTGCCCGGCTCCGACTCGTACCGTTGTGCTTGTGTGAAGGATCCGGAGGATCCCAGCACCAGACGGAGCAGTCGGGAGTACCCGGGCTGCGAGCCTCGGTCAACCAGCTGCAGAGTGTTCACGTAG
- the LOC134532947 gene encoding neuferricin isoform X1, producing MIVKFIILTSLSGFLLFVIINNNGLSFKKLNGLLEKVNIFLMNFEFGYLINTIPLLRDILGSRVRLTEKLFTNEELATFNGEIGSKGLYLAILGKVYDVKKGSKHYGPGGNYHYFAGRDGSKAFITGDFSGSGPADDVLSLQPEEMAGVNQWLSFYENEYTYKGKLIGRYYNSYGNPTEYQKQVIKTLQDIDGEKRRNEDLELKYPPCNSEWNRESGTRVWCSKMSGGIRRDWTGVPRMLYLPGSDSYRCACVKDPEDPSTRRSSREYPGCEPRSTSCRVFT from the exons ATgatagttaaatttattattttgacaTCATTAAGtggctttcttttgtttgttattataaataataacgggctaagttttaaaaaattgaatggaCTCTtagaaaaagtaaatatttttcttatgaattTTGAATTCGGATACTTAATTAATACAATCCCTTTATTACGTGACATTCTAGGCTCACGTGTGCGTTTGACTGAAAAGTTGTTTACTAATGAAGAGCTTGCAACGTTCAATGGGGAAATTGGTAGCAAAGGATTGTATTTGGCAATTTTAGGAAAAGTATATGATGTGAAAAAAGGAAGTAAACATTACGGCCCAGGTGGAAACTACCATTATTTTGCAG GTCGCGATGGCAGCAAAGCATTCATCACAGGAGACTTTAGTGGCTCTGGCCCAGCCGACGATGTGTTGTCTCTCCAGCCGGAGGAAATGGCTGGCGTAAACCAGTGGCTCAGCTTTTATGAGAATGAGTACACGTACAAAG GGAAACTAATAGGTCGGTATTACAACAGTTACGGCAACCCCACGGAATACCAGAAGCAAGTTATCAAGACTCTACAGGACATTGATGGAGAAAAGAGGAGGAATGAAGACTTGGAGCTGAAATACCCTCCGTGCAATTCTGAATGGAACCGTGAATCTGGAACTAGAGTGTGGTGCTCCAAGATGAG CGGTGGCATCAGGCGCGACTGGACTGGTGTGCCGCGGATGCTGTATTTGCCCGGCTCCGACTCGTACCGTTGTGCTTGTGTGAAGGATCCGGAGGATCCCAGCACCAGACGGAGCAGTCGGGAGTACCCGGGCTGCGAGCCTCGGTCAACCAGCTGCAGAGTGTTCACGTAG